In Panacibacter ginsenosidivorans, the following proteins share a genomic window:
- a CDS encoding nuclear transport factor 2 family protein: protein MRKISLLALVTCCFSYTVNAQTAEDSVKAVINRLFDAMRNADSKSLTDCFADSAILQSVSNRNDTVKISTDAVKEFADFIATVKKGDADERITFDVIRIDGALAIAWTPYKFYYKGNFSHCGADSYQLVRINGLWKIQYLIDTRRRDNCN, encoded by the coding sequence ATGAGAAAAATATCCCTGCTGGCCTTGGTTACTTGTTGTTTTTCGTATACAGTAAACGCCCAAACTGCTGAAGATTCAGTAAAGGCAGTCATCAATAGATTATTTGATGCAATGCGCAATGCAGATAGTAAATCACTTACTGATTGCTTTGCAGATAGTGCAATATTGCAATCGGTTTCAAACAGGAATGATACAGTAAAAATTTCAACAGACGCAGTAAAAGAATTTGCAGATTTTATTGCTACTGTAAAGAAAGGCGATGCAGATGAAAGAATAACTTTTGATGTAATAAGAATAGATGGGGCATTGGCCATTGCATGGACACCCTATAAATTTTACTACAAAGGAAATTTTAGTCACTGCGGCGCTGACTCGTACCAGCTTGTTCGCATAAATGGTTTGTGGAAGATTCAATACTTAATAGATACAAGAAGAAGAGATAATTGTAATTAG